One genomic window of Phragmitibacter flavus includes the following:
- the ppk2 gene encoding polyphosphate kinase 2 yields MTTPIDQEMFARLHAEAIDSFDEELEMEFDDLAGFPPGDPAASEADSNFRRFYFRELLRLQCELVKLQDWVMHSKHKLVVLFEGRDAAGKGGVIKRITQRLNPRVCRVAALPAPTERERTQWYFQRYVAHLPAAGEIVLFDRSWYNRSGVERVMGFCTEEESEEFYRSVPEFENMLTRSGIQLVKYWFSITDDEQEFRFQSRILDPLKHWKLSPMDLESRRRWEDYTKAKEIMLERTSLPENPWVVVPAVDKKRARLNCIAHLLSKVPYTEVTRPLIQLPSRERHDDYHRKPVPEELIVPQVY; encoded by the coding sequence ATGACGACACCCATCGACCAGGAAATGTTTGCCCGCCTCCACGCTGAGGCCATCGACAGCTTTGATGAAGAACTGGAAATGGAATTCGACGACCTCGCCGGATTTCCACCCGGCGATCCCGCCGCCAGCGAGGCCGATTCCAACTTCCGTCGCTTCTACTTCCGCGAACTCCTTCGCCTGCAATGCGAACTGGTCAAACTGCAGGACTGGGTGATGCACTCCAAACACAAGCTGGTCGTTCTCTTCGAAGGTCGCGATGCCGCAGGAAAAGGCGGCGTCATCAAACGCATCACCCAACGCCTCAATCCCCGTGTCTGCCGCGTGGCCGCCCTCCCCGCGCCCACCGAACGCGAACGCACCCAGTGGTATTTCCAACGCTACGTCGCCCACCTCCCCGCCGCTGGCGAGATCGTCCTCTTCGACCGCAGTTGGTATAACCGCTCCGGCGTCGAACGCGTGATGGGATTCTGCACGGAAGAGGAGTCCGAAGAGTTTTACCGTTCGGTTCCCGAGTTCGAAAACATGCTCACCCGTTCCGGCATCCAGTTGGTGAAATACTGGTTCTCCATCACCGATGATGAACAGGAATTCCGTTTCCAGAGCCGCATTCTTGACCCACTAAAACATTGGAAACTCAGCCCCATGGACCTCGAAAGCCGCCGGCGCTGGGAGGACTACACCAAGGCCAAGGAGATCATGCTCGAACGCACCAGCCTGCCCGAAAACCCCTGGGTCGTGGTGCCCGCCGTGGACAAAAAACGCGCCCGACTCAACTGCATCGCCCATCTTCTCAGCAAGGTGCCTTACACCGAAGTCACCCGCCCGCTCATTCAACTTCCTTCGCGTGAGCGGCACGACGACTACCACCGCAAACCAGTGCCTGAGGAACTCATTGTCCCACAGGTTTACTGA